The Nocardia sp. BMG111209 genome includes a window with the following:
- a CDS encoding nicotinamidase — translation MNSPDGNRALIVVDVQNDFCEGGSLAVTGGAAVAGRISEYLGVADYAAIVATRDYHIDPGAHFSAQPDYVDSWPPHCRVGTPGADFHPDLDTARVAEVFSKGAYSAAYSGFEGSAGDGSGLADWLRANGIGAVDVCGIATDHCVRATALDAAAEGLRTRVLLGLTAAVTPATVGRVLDEMRSAGIELTGNLES, via the coding sequence ATGAACTCCCCGGACGGGAACAGGGCACTCATCGTCGTCGACGTGCAGAACGACTTCTGCGAGGGCGGCTCGCTGGCCGTCACCGGCGGGGCCGCGGTGGCCGGGCGGATCAGCGAGTATCTCGGCGTCGCCGACTATGCCGCGATCGTGGCGACCCGCGACTATCACATCGACCCGGGCGCTCATTTCTCCGCGCAGCCGGATTATGTCGACAGCTGGCCGCCGCACTGCCGGGTCGGGACGCCCGGCGCCGACTTCCACCCGGATCTCGACACCGCGCGCGTCGCCGAGGTCTTCTCCAAGGGTGCGTACAGCGCCGCGTACTCGGGCTTCGAGGGCAGTGCCGGCGACGGCTCCGGCCTCGCGGACTGGTTGCGCGCCAACGGGATCGGCGCGGTCGACGTGTGCGGCATCGCCACCGACCACTGTGTCCGGGCAACCGCCCTGGACGCGGCGGCCGAGGGCCTGCGCACCCGGGTCCTGCTGGGTCTCACCGCCGCCGTCACACCGGCCACGGTCGGCCGGGTCCTCGACGAGATGCGTTCCGCCGGAATCGAACTCACCGGCAACCTGGAGTCCTGA